From the genome of Bacillota bacterium:
CTAAGCCTGTAACTTCTCTTACAACCTTAATAACTTTTATTTTTTCAGGTCCCACTTCTTTTAATACAACAGTAAACTCTGTTTTCTCTTCTTCAACAGGTGCTGCCGTTGCTCCTGCTGCTGCCGGTGCTGCTGCAACTGCAACAGGTGCTGCTGCAGAAACTCCAAATTCCTCTTCTAGAGCTTTTACCAGCTCTGATAACTCTAAAACTGTCAAGCTCTTAACTTCTTCAATTAACTTTGTTATTTTTTCACTAGCCATTATTATATACCTCCTATATACATCCATTAGTTTTATTCTTAATTATTTATTTTTCCTGAACAACCTATTACTATCTATTTGCAATTTAATTGTTATGCACTTTCTTTTTTCTTTGCAATTGCATTCAAGACCACTACTAAACCTCTTATGTTTGCATTTAATACGTTTACAAAACCTGCTATTGGAGAATTTAAACCTCCAAGTACTCTTGCAATAAGCACTTCTTTTGACGGCAGATTGGCCAGAGCTTTAATCCCATCTACGTCCACTATTTTACTTTCTACTACACCTGCTTTTAGTTGCAGCTTATCAAATTTATCTGCATATTCATTCATTATCTTGGCAGGTGCTACAACATCAGTTTCGCTGTAAGCAATTGATGTAGGCCCTACAAGGTAAGGATCTAGCTCTTTAAATCCCATTTGATTAACCGCAATTTTAGTCAATGTGTTCTTTACAACTTTGTATTCAACACCTGCTTTACGCAGAGCCCTTCTCATTTCAGTATCCTGCTCTACGGTAAGTCCTCTATAATCTGCAATAACAATTGTTTTTGCAGAAGAAAGCCTTTTTACTAAGTCGCTAACAATTTCCTTTTTCCTTTCAAGTATACGTTCACTTGGCATTATATTACCTTCACCTCCCTCTAAAGTTTACAAACTTACGCTTTCCCTAGCGCTTTTAAAATAAATAAACCCTCCACACGCACATAGACATATGAAGGGTATCGACTTCTTAAAATCAATCTTCTTCACCTCGGCAGGACGACATAACGTCTATTATGCACAAAGGCACCTGCTGTCTATGGCAAAGTGGTTATTTTCTTATTGTCATAATCTAAAGCATATAATGTTTCTCAACTAAGAGCCTTTAAAGGATTTATCTTAATGCCGGGGCCCATAGTTGATGATAGTACTACACTTTTTAAATATTGTCCTTTTGCTGCTGCCGGCTTTGCTCTTATTACAGCTTCCACCAATGTACGGTAATTATCCATAAGCTTTTCAGTGCCAAAAGAAACTTTTCCAATAGGACAATGAATGATATTTGTTTTGTCCAGCCTATACTCAATTTTACCTGCTTTTATGTCTGCAATAGCTTTTGCGATATCCATTGTTACAGTACCTGCTTTAGGGTTAGGCATCAATCCTTTAGGTCCAAGTATTCTTCCGATTCTCCCTACAACTCCCATCATATCTGGTGTTGCTACCACAGCATCAAATTCAAACCAGTTTTCATTCTGAATTTTGGCTACCATATCTTCAGCACCTACATAATCAGCACCAGCATCCTCTGCCTCTTTTGCTTTATCTCCCTTTGCAAAAACCAGTACTCTCACTTTTTTACCTGTACCATGGGGAAGTACTACCGCTCCCCTTACTTGTTGGTCTGCATATCTCGAATCTACACCAAGTCTCAGGTGTACCTCTACAGTCTCATCAAACTTTGCACTTGCAGTTTTTTGTACCAGTTCCAGAGCCTCGATAGGTTCATAAAGCTTAGTTTTATCAACAATTTTAGCTACTTCCAAATACCTTTTTCCTCTTTTCATATTCTTTTCACCTCCGTGGTTATTTTTCGGGAAATATTCTCCCTCCCACAATATTTAACTAGTCTACAACAACAATACCCATACTTCTAGCAGTTCCGGCTATCATACTTTCTGCAGCCTCAATACTTGCTGCATTTAAATCAGGCATTTTAAGTTCTGCTATTTTTCTAATCTCTTCACGGGATATTTTAGCAACCTTATCTGTATTAGGCCTGCCTGAACCACTCTCAATTTTACAAGCTCTTTTTAGTAACACTGAAGCTGGAGGAGTTTTAGTTATAAAGGTAAAAGACCTATCAGAATAAATAGTTATTACTACAGGTATTATCAAGCCAGCGTCCTTTGCGGTTCTTTCATTAAACTCCTTACAAAAAGCCATTATGTTAACTCCATGTTGTCCTAAAGCTGGTCCAACCGGTGGAGCAGGTGTTGCCTTTCCAGCAGGAATTTGTAGCTTTACATAGCCGGTTATTTTTTTTGCCATCTTTTGGTCCACCTCCCAATTTTATATAAAACAAAAATTTTTTGTTATAACGTTAACGTTATAACTTTTGTATTTGCGCCAATTCCAATTCCACAGGTGTTTCTCTCCCGAACATCGACACTGAAACACGGACCTTCTTTTTCTCAAGGTTTATTTCTTCTACTGTCCCTATAAAATTTTCAAGGGGACCGGAAATAACCCTTACACTGTCACCAACTTCGTAATCAACAACAGTCTGAAACTCTTCTACTCCCATAGCCTTTACCTCGTCATCCGTCAAAGGCACGGGCCTGGATAAAGGACCAACAAATCCGGTAACTCCTCTTATGTTTCTTACAATGTGCCAGGTTTCGTCGGTCATAATCATCTTAATAAGGACATACCCCGGAAAAACCTTTTTTAAAGTCGTTTTCTTTTTACCGTCTTTTATTTCAATCTGTTCTTCCATGGGTATTACTATATCAACAATGTAATCCTGCATTCCCCTATTTTCAATAATTTTTTCAAGGTTTGCCTTTACCTTATTCTCATATCCGGAATAAGTATGGACTACATACCACTTAAGGCCTTCGGACATTTCTTCAGGAAGCATTAAACCCTATATCCTCCTTGTTTTTCTTTATAAACTCCTATACTTTAAAAAATCTACCTTAAAGTCAACTCCACAATTTTTGATAACCCAAAGTCTACAATCCATATAATTACTCCAAATATGAAGCATATAACCAATACTGCAACAATGTTATTAAACAATTGCTGCCTATTTAACCATACAACCTTTTTTAATTCCGATTTTACTTCTTTAAAAAATTTCGTAAACTTCTTAACGGCCATTTTTGCTTTTGAATCTTTTACTTTATCAGCCATATCCATGCATCTCCACCATAATATCTATTTATATTACTTTATATCACATGTACACCATTTCCAAATTACCGCGTTTCCTTATGAGCCGTATGTTTACGGCAGAATTTACAGTATTTATTCATTTCAATCCTGTCAGGGTCGTTCTTTTTATTCTTCATGGTATTATAATTTCTACGTTTACATTCTGAGCACGCTAATGTAACTTTAACTCTCACTAAAAACACCTCCAGCCTTCCACCTTAACTTAATATTAGGCATAAAAAAAAGACCTATCCTAGGAGCATTATTAACTGTAACATAAAAGTTTTAAGAAGTCAAGAATTTTTTTCTTCCTCTTTCCTGCTTTCTACCAATGCCTTAATTACCTCCAGATGCAATTTGCTATCTTTAAATTTATCTTTCATTACCACAACCAAGGAATTGTTATTACAGGATTTGCCCTTTTTTGATAGGATGTAAGCTGCCGCTTCTGAATTATCCATACTTATCCCATAAACATGTTCCTCTTCATTCCCATGAAGCTTTAAACTAAAATATTCATCCCCTTTTATGTCTAATTCTTTAACAAAATCATCCAATTTTGCTATATCTGCTACAACTCCATATTCCCGAAAGCTATCTTTATCCATTATTAATATGTGGTAATCTCCCTGGGTTATGAAATTATACGCATTTAACATCATATTTATTTTATACGGTATAATTACCTCATTTTCAATCAACAGCATTCCTATATTAACTTCTTTAATATTTTCCAGCTTCTCTTTAATTACCTCTTTTAATCTATTAAAATATACCTCATTATATTCAAAATATCCAAAAAAAACAATATTTACCGTATCATCTTTATTGCTCTCCATAAAAAGAGGAAATATTATAGCTAAAATGAATGTTAATAAAATAGCTCCGGCAACAATACAGTTTTTATAATAGTAAAAAAAATTTTCCGCCCATTGCCTATTTATACCTAAGCTGCTTAACAAAGAATAAAATCTTGAATTCTCATTCTCTCTGAAAATACCGGATTCTGATTGGAATTTATCTTTTTTCAGATTTTCTATCATCTGGTAATAGGCTTCATTAATTTTTCCCATATTTAATCCTGGAACTTCATTTCCAGAATTTTCACGTTTGAGAACAAGGTGCTTCTTTGCCAATATATAATATCTTTTTTCTATTTCTTCCCTGCTTGCATCTTCTCTTATGCCCAATATTTCATGAGCCTTATATTTGTCCTGCATGAGTTTGATCGCCTATATCCTTTTTTAGTTATATCCTTTTTTAGTTGTGTTGTACCGGTTAATTTGATGTTAATTTGATACGTTAAATATTTTACTGATTATACCTGAAAACTTCATTTTTGAGTTTTGAAAAAACTCCAAAATCTTAAATTTAATTTTAACCGGTATATCTTTATCACTTTCTGCAGCAGTTATTATGCTGTACTCCTCTTTGGTTAAAGCATTTTTTAATTCTTCCTTCACAGAATCAGGCACTGTTCCATGAGTTACATCAACAAAGCAAAGAGGAGGAAATAGAACACACCACCAATTAGATCCTTCTCCTTTTCCTATTAGAACCTTCAGTGCTTGGTAATTCCCTGCAGGCAGAGTAATATCACCGTATGTTTTTGTAGGAAAAGGATATTCCCCTATGTCAATTTTTACCGCATAATTTTTGCCGTAAGTCTCTATCTTTTCATTAACAAGTTTTTTAATGCCATCAATATTCATATTTATTATTCTTTTTGACTCATTAATATCTTTCGAGCCTTTTAGCTTCGTTTCCATATATTCAATGATTGCATTTTTTACATCTATTTTTAAAGCCTGGTCTTCGTCAGAATTGCTGTTTGCCACTACATGGAGCCGTATTAAATTTTCCTCAAGGCCCTTTGAAATATCTTCGGAATAAAATACATAATGAATGCAAAAAGCTAATAAGGCAACAATTAGGATTGGTATTCCAGTCCTTAATATCCGGTTTTTATTAACATTAAATAATTTCATACAAAAAAACTTCATATTGTTATTGTTATATTTGTTCCTTGACGAAATATTTCTTTGCATAAAAATCCCCCAGCTTAAATACTTATTTTCTTATACATTAAAAGTATTGCCAGGGGTAAAATTTTTTATACAGTAATTAATTAGGTTAACTACCTTTTTTTTCTAACGAAGCCCTTATAAAATCTTTAAACAAGGGATGGCACCTGTTTGGCCTGGATTTGTATTCAGGATGGAACTGTACTCCTATAAACCATGCGTGGTTAGGAAGTTCAATTGTCTCTACCAGTCTTTCACTTGGAGATAGTCCTGATAAAACCATACCTTTCTCCGTTAAAATTTCTCTATACTCATTATTCAATTCATACCTGTGCCTGTGCCTTTCATAAATTAAATCTTCATTATAAATGCTATGAATTTTAGAACCGGCTTTTAACTTACATGGGTATAGGCCTAACCTCATAGTACCTCCTTTTTCAAAGACGTCCCTTTGCTCAGGCATCAGGTCTATAACAAGATATTTAGTTTCGGGATTAAATTCGGAGCTATGGGCATCTTTTAAACCACATACATTCCTGCAAAATTCAACTACCGCCATTTGCATTCCCAGGCATATCCCAAAAAACGGTATATTATTTACCCTTGCGTAGTTCACAGCAGTTATTTTCCCCTCAATACCTCTGTCACCAAAACCGCCAGGTACAAGAATTCCATCTGCATATTGTAAATAATCTTTAACAGTTTCATTGTTAATATCTTCCGCATTAATCCAGTTTATATTTACATGAGTGTCATTGGCTATTCCTCCATGGTTCAATGCCTCCACAATACTCAAATATGCGTCATGAAGCTCGATATATTTGCCAACAAGAGCTATTGTAACACTTTTCTTCAAGTTCTTTTGCCTATATACCATTTCTTCCCACTCAGCCAAGTCCGGTTTACCACATGTTATATTCAATCTCTTACATACAATGTCTCCCAGGCCTTCCTTTTCAAGCATGAGAGGTACCTCATACAGCACTTTTGCATCTATGTTTTGTATTACCCAATCAGCAGAGAGATTACAAAATAAGCCTATTTTTTCCTTCAATTCCCTGGTTAATTGCTTTTTAGTTCTGCAAACAATAACATCCGGCTGAATACCTATACTCCTTAACTCCTTTACACTGTGTTGGGTTGGCTTTGTCTTTAATTCACCGGATTTGTCCAGGTAAGGTACAAGAGTTACATGAATATACATTACATTTTCTCTTCCCATATCTGTAGAAAATTGCCTTATTGCCTCTAAAAACGGCAAGCTTTCTATATCTCCTACTGTACCTCCAATTTCAGTTATAACTACATCAATATTATTAGATTTAGCTACCCTATGAATCCTCTCTTTTATTTCATTTGTTATATGGGGAATTACCTGGACAGTCCCACCTAAAAATTCGCCCTTACGTTCTTTGCTTATAACTGAAAGATAAACCTTTCCTGTTGTAACATTACTGTTTTTATTCAAATTTTCATCTATAAATCTTTCGTAATGTCCAAGGTCAAGGTCGGTTTCCGCCCCATCATCAGTCACAAATACTTCTCCATGCTGATAAGGGCTCATTGTACCCGGGTCAACATTTATATACGGATCAAACTTCTGAATAGTTACACGTAGCCCCCTCGCCTTTAAAAGCCTCCCAAGAGATGCTGCTGTAATGCCTTTTCCCAGGCCGGATACAACTCCTCCTGTTATGAATATATATTTCACAGCCATTGTTTTATCCTCCAAAGCCGTCAATTGATTGTATAATTGCTCTACGTAGTTTTACTCAGTATATTTTATATTTATATATTATAAGTGTCAAGAAGTGTCAAGATTTTGTCAAGATTTCTACTGCCTTTGCGTACTGCTTATCATAGCTTAAAATTACCCTGTCTAATTCGTCATTTAATGCTTTTTGAGTTGTAAAATCCAATACTCCGCCGGGGTAAAACCCTTTGTCTGTACGGAATTTCCATATTGCCTTAAATGTTTTTTCATCCAGAACAGTATCAGGCTCATCTACATCATAGCCGAGTACTTTTAGAATCTTCTCTGCGTTGTATACATCAATCCCTTCATCACCAAGTCCAGGTTTCCATGTCCGTGTAAGTTTCTGTATATTATTGATACTAATACCATTTACCGGCTGAGGGTCATCCACTATAATATCCGGTATAATACCTACCCCGTCAATCATTTCCCCTTTTGGAGTAAGATACACACCTGTAGTTATCTTCGACCAACCTATTATTTCATCATTTGAAGGGCTAACATTATATTTACTAATCAGGTCATAAGCATTGACTGTTCTTGAACCTATCTGTTCCGAATACTTCTTATATGCCTCAGGGCTTAGAATAGGCAGCATGTTCTGGACTTTTGCCTTACCAAAAGTTTTTGTCCCGACCAATATGCCTGCATTTGTATCCTGTACAGCCCCAGCTAAAATCTCAGAAGCGCTTGAACTCATACCATTCACTAAAATTACCAGGTTGTATTTTAGTTTCGACAAGAACGAATAATATTCCTGATCAGGCATGTCATTGGATTTAAAGGTCAGTTTTGTTATTAATCCCTTTGGAACAAATTTCCTTGCCACAGCAATGCACTGATCAACTAATCCACCAGGATTATCTCTTAAGTCAAGTATTATCTTATTTACTTCTTTTAAATCCATTTCTTTCAGGGCAGTGGTAATAAACTCATCGGTATTGGCATTGAACATTTCCAGTTTAATATAACCTATATCATCTTTGATTTCATATGTAACAGGATTAATTTTAATTTTCATCCTTACAACTTCAATGTTCATAATTCCGGAACCATTGTTTCTAACTACACCTAACGTTACTTTGGTACCTGTTTTCCCTTTAATAAGGCTGGCTACTTCTTCTATTGACAAACCTCCAATATTCTTTCCATCCACCGTCACAATTCTGTCTCCCTGTAGGAGTCCTGACTTTTCTGCAGGAGAACCGGGAAATACTTTGGATACAACAATATAGTCAGCCCTTTTTTCCATTACCAGCCCTATTCCTTCATATGTACCTTCTACATCTCCAAAAAAGCTTTCGGCCTGACTTTGGCTAAAATATGAGGTATATGGGTCCATGGTAGCAAACATTCCCCTTAACGCCCCTTCTATTAATTGACTATCATCTATCTCTCCTGCATATTTTTCTTTAATCAGGTCCATAACACTCTTTAGATATTCGGGATCGAAAGTATTGTTTTCTGAGATGCTATCTTCTGATGCCAAAACATTTCCACAAGTTTTTGTGCCTGATAAAATTAAAAATACTGTAACAACTATGCAAATAAGAATTTTATTAAGATACAACACCTTTGTATATGACTTCGTATATCTTTTATTCACATGAATTCTCCTTTTCATAATAAAATGATTATATAAAAATAAATTTGTAAATCTACCTTAAAGTAAATTTACAAATTTATTTTACCACAATCCATTATTTTTTTGTACAAAAAAAAGAAAAACATAGCATCAATTATAACCAATTACCCGCTCCCTATAATCCTTTCTTATACCTTCTCTCATGTAAGTAATAAAGTTGCTTATCAAAGTGGCTGCCCTTGCTTTAGTAATTTTCTCGTCACATCTTATATAGCCTTTATCATCCCCTTTAATAAGCCCTATCCTATCCGCCACATAGATTGCGTTTCTGGCATAGGTAGGTATACTTGCGTCATCCTTGAATGGAGTTATGGCATAAGGATTTGGTGCTAATTCTTCCAATCCCAGGGCCCTTATAAAAACAACAACTACCTCGGCCAACGTAATTTTATCTTCCGGTGCAAATATCTCCTGCCCTCTTCCAAGAATAAGTCCTTTCTTATGTGCTTTATCTATTTGGGAAAAGTATTTATGATCAACAGGTATGTCTGCATAAGGGGAAATAATTTCTTCTACCTTCTCCCTGCTCCTTATTGTCCTTGAGCTTCTTGAAGCCGTTGTTTTAGCGGTAGGAGAAGAATCAACAGGATCCTCCCCGAAAGCCTCAACAAGGGCCGCTACAAATTCTGCTCTTGTCATAAATTCTTCAGGGTTGAATTCTTTTTCATTATTATTAAACACTCCAAGACTATAGAGCATTTTTATTTCATTTTCAGCCCAATGGCCTCTTAAATATGAAAGGTCATATACAGGCAGCCTTGTCTGTTGCGGGAATGCCTCAAGTTTTAAACTATCTCTTGTTTCAATCATCCTATAGGTTGAAATGCCTTTCGAGTCAAACTCCGGAAGACTGCAGAAATATTCCAATATGCTTGAATTGCTATGAGTCTTCACATAACCACCCTGAAAACTTATTTGTTCCGGTATATTCCCTACAAACTTAATGTCCTCTACAGCAGAAGATGAGACAGTTACTTGGGCTCTACCGCCCCACCTGTCATACGCATCACCGGTTCTTCTTTCACTCTTTATTTCATAATTTAATATGCATGTTTCAGTATTTCCCCAATACTGATCATATCCGAACGTTTTCCCTGTCATTTCCACTGTTATGGTACCACCATTATTTACATTTCCAATCTGGTAGGTTTTCTTTCCCCACATGCTTCCGGCAAAATAATCTATTGCCGGCTTTTTATCAACAAGTCTCGAATATGAAAATTCATAGTTTCTTAATACATATGTATCATTATTTATCCTTATCGTCTCAGAAGGATTCCTTAATAGCGATACTTCTTCTACCACCTGTCCGTCTTTTGTTTCAACTGTCTTGATATTATATGATATACTTCTTATAAGAGAAGCACTTTTATCAATGTTCTTCAGATTATATGTATAAGTTGCATTAACAGTATCCTGCCTTGTTGTCTTTTTTACAGTAACTGTACCTGAGAACACTATAGGTTCCCCTGTAATGAAGCACACTTCTCTGTACTCGAGCGAGGCATTACTATCTACACTTCCGGAAGTTATCCCTCCCTCATAACCTAATTGAACTTTCTGGGCAAATACAGGTAAAGGTTTAAAACAGGAAACTATAAGTACAAAAATTGTTGTAACTACTGGAGCAAAGAACTTTGAAATACTCCTCATCTAACCTCTCACCTCTCACTTCTAACAATTACTCCTCAACAATAATAACATAGGCATCTCCTGTTCCAGCCTTGTCTTTTTTTATAATCCTTACTTTGTCACCATTTTTCAAGGCTGATGGTTTTATCTCCTTGTCATTTTTCAGTATTAAACTGTTTTTGAGAATTCTAAGATTCATTTCACCACTATCTACCCATTTCCTTTGAGAGACGTCATAAGTTTTTGTCTTTACAAGATGTATTTCATCCGGTTCCTCAATAATTGTGCCTTCTCCACCTACAACACCGCCTCCTATATTGTAGATCTCACCTCTAATGTTATAAATACCATAAGGAGCAGTACTGATAACCTTAGCATCTAATCCGTCGGCAACTATATAAACCACCCTGTTTATAAAACTGTCTTCTCCATAACCTGTAAAATCATCTTGATTAATCAGTCCCTCTTCATCCAAAACCCTTGTATCAAAAGTAATATTAAATGTTTTCGGTGTGTTATTATACTCCCAATTTACACCATTTAGCCTGGAAAACGACTCAACAGTAAAATCAACGTTATCATTTATCGATTTTATCCTGGCACGGTAAATTTCTAAATTATCCAAAACAGGTTTATAATATACTTGTATGATACCGGCCATTAAATCGCCGCTGTTGCTCCTGTTGGCAACAATATATACTGTATCTTCTTCAGAAATGCTGTTTCCCTGCACAAGCCTTCCATCTTTAATTATAATACTTTCCCTGCCATATAATATATTTTTTAATTCTCTATCAATTGTTAGCCTTCCGGAACCGGAAATATGTTTTGCCACTGTATCATTATAAATTATTTCTGCTTCTTTTGAATTTCTAACAGATATGAACTTTACATGCTCACTGCCGCCGTAATCTTTTCCAACAGCAATGTATGCTTCCTTGCTTCTTAATAAGAAGCCTGCAAGGCTAATATCAGCTTCTCTCCCATTATAGAATATGCTGTATTCCTCTGCCAGTTCAAAACTGGTAAAACCTTTAACTCCCGCTCTTACCCATCTTCCTCTATCAAAAACGAGAAGGTTTCCTACAATAATTCTGTTGGATATATCATTCATATAGCTTATAAAGCCTTTATACACATTTGATATAAAATGCCGCTCCCCCTCTTCAATAATAATTTCTTTTATATTTGTAGATTCCGATGTCTTGCTAAGCAACAGCTTGATCCTGTCACCATCTTTCAAATCGCTTAAATCTGTAAGTATACCATTGACAAAAACTGCAACATCCTTGTTGATTTTAAGTATTTCTTGGTACTTCTCTTCCTGGTATTCTACAATTAAAGTATCTGCAGTTTTATAAAGCACCTTTGCATATTTTACAATATAATTACTAACACCACTTATTGAAACAATATAACCATCACTGTCCAATCTTATAAATACAGTATCTCCTTCTTCAATGCTTTCAAGGGTTGCCTTCTTATGGTTTTTCAGTACTTCAATATTATCAGGGTTTATATAATTGTATGTCTGAAGCATGTCCTCTCGTTCTTTGATTTGTATACCTTGTTCCATTATAGAAGGGTTATATACAGTTATGTAACCAAGAGCAGGATTGTTATCTTCCACAATACCGCTTATTACAGTAAACCCATATAAATTACTGTTAATCCGGTTGGAATCCTCAAGTTTATCATCATAGGCAAATAAATTGGCAGTAAGTATAAAAAACAGAAAGCACACCTGTAAAATTATATAAATAATTCGACGTATTCTAAAATGTCCCCTGGTAAACCGCCACATAAATTTCTCCCCCTACTATTACAGTACCATTAAAACCAAGAAAATTCCTGTAAAACAAAATAAGTTACAAAAATAAATTGCCTCACATTCTTTATCGGCAATTTATTCTCATAACTTAACTTAATGCAAAAATCAAAACGTTCTCTTGCCATATGTCCATGCTACATGCTTCTACTTTGCAAAAACATGCTTGCCTATCCTTACCACAATAGGCCTGCTCCAAATCCATTTGCTTGTCGCAGTAGCGGGGTTCCAGTAATATATACATCCATACGTAGGGTCCCAACCATTCAATGCATCCCTGGCAGCATTATATGCAGTTTGATTGGGCTGCAAGTTAATTTGGCCATCATAGACCACACTGAAAGCCCCCGGCTGGTAGATTACCCCTGCTATTGTGTTTGGAAATCTGCTATCTCTTACCCTGTTTAACACTACCGCACCTACAGCCACTTGACCTGCATATGGTTCTCCCCTCGCTTCTGCATATATTAGGTGGGCAAGTAAATTTGCATCCTTACTATAGGATTGAGTTGTAGCCCGCCCTGTGGGTAATCCAAGCGCTGCCAAAGTTTCAGGTCCCGCAATTCCATCAACCTTTAAACCGTTCTTTTGCTGGAAATATCGTACTGCTTGATATGTCTGATATCCATAAATTCCATCGATATTGCCTTTATAATAACCCCATTTTTTTAACCTGGTCTGAATTTCTATAACTTCCTGACCTCTAGAACCATAATATGACAGGACTTCACGGCCATATCCGTAAAGCTCCCACACCTTGTCTTTTAACTGGTAAACTATACATGCAAATAAGGCTATTAGTATAATACAAACTACAAAATTTAAGTATTTCTTCTTCAATAAAGTACCACTCCCTTTAACC
Proteins encoded in this window:
- the rplL gene encoding 50S ribosomal protein L7/L12, with the translated sequence MASEKITKLIEEVKSLTVLELSELVKALEEEFGVSAAAPVAVAAAPAAAGATAAPVEEEKTEFTVVLKEVGPEKIKVIKVVREVTGLGLKEAKDLVDNAPSTVKENIPKEEAAALEAKFKEVGATIEIK
- a CDS encoding 50S ribosomal protein L10, which produces MPSERILERKKEIVSDLVKRLSSAKTIVIADYRGLTVEQDTEMRRALRKAGVEYKVVKNTLTKIAVNQMGFKELDPYLVGPTSIAYSETDVVAPAKIMNEYADKFDKLQLKAGVVESKIVDVDGIKALANLPSKEVLIARVLGGLNSPIAGFVNVLNANIRGLVVVLNAIAKKKESA
- the rplA gene encoding 50S ribosomal protein L1, translated to MKRGKRYLEVAKIVDKTKLYEPIEALELVQKTASAKFDETVEVHLRLGVDSRYADQQVRGAVVLPHGTGKKVRVLVFAKGDKAKEAEDAGADYVGAEDMVAKIQNENWFEFDAVVATPDMMGVVGRIGRILGPKGLMPNPKAGTVTMDIAKAIADIKAGKIEYRLDKTNIIHCPIGKVSFGTEKLMDNYRTLVEAVIRAKPAAAKGQYLKSVVLSSTMGPGIKINPLKALS
- the rplK gene encoding 50S ribosomal protein L11, producing the protein MAKKITGYVKLQIPAGKATPAPPVGPALGQHGVNIMAFCKEFNERTAKDAGLIIPVVITIYSDRSFTFITKTPPASVLLKRACKIESGSGRPNTDKVAKISREEIRKIAELKMPDLNAASIEAAESMIAGTARSMGIVVVD
- the nusG gene encoding transcription termination/antitermination protein NusG produces the protein MSEGLKWYVVHTYSGYENKVKANLEKIIENRGMQDYIVDIVIPMEEQIEIKDGKKKTTLKKVFPGYVLIKMIMTDETWHIVRNIRGVTGFVGPLSRPVPLTDDEVKAMGVEEFQTVVDYEVGDSVRVISGPLENFIGTVEEINLEKKKVRVSVSMFGRETPVELELAQIQKL
- the secE gene encoding preprotein translocase subunit SecE yields the protein MADKVKDSKAKMAVKKFTKFFKEVKSELKKVVWLNRQQLFNNIVAVLVICFIFGVIIWIVDFGLSKIVELTLR
- the rpmG gene encoding 50S ribosomal protein L33, giving the protein MRVKVTLACSECKRRNYNTMKNKKNDPDRIEMNKYCKFCRKHTAHKETR
- the spoIIR gene encoding stage II sporulation protein R, which codes for MKFFCMKLFNVNKNRILRTGIPILIVALLAFCIHYVFYSEDISKGLEENLIRLHVVANSNSDEDQALKIDVKNAIIEYMETKLKGSKDINESKRIINMNIDGIKKLVNEKIETYGKNYAVKIDIGEYPFPTKTYGDITLPAGNYQALKVLIGKGEGSNWWCVLFPPLCFVDVTHGTVPDSVKEELKNALTKEEYSIITAAESDKDIPVKIKFKILEFFQNSKMKFSGIISKIFNVSN
- a CDS encoding CTP synthase, with the protein product MAVKYIFITGGVVSGLGKGITAASLGRLLKARGLRVTIQKFDPYINVDPGTMSPYQHGEVFVTDDGAETDLDLGHYERFIDENLNKNSNVTTGKVYLSVISKERKGEFLGGTVQVIPHITNEIKERIHRVAKSNNIDVVITEIGGTVGDIESLPFLEAIRQFSTDMGRENVMYIHVTLVPYLDKSGELKTKPTQHSVKELRSIGIQPDVIVCRTKKQLTRELKEKIGLFCNLSADWVIQNIDAKVLYEVPLMLEKEGLGDIVCKRLNITCGKPDLAEWEEMVYRQKNLKKSVTIALVGKYIELHDAYLSIVEALNHGGIANDTHVNINWINAEDINNETVKDYLQYADGILVPGGFGDRGIEGKITAVNYARVNNIPFFGICLGMQMAVVEFCRNVCGLKDAHSSEFNPETKYLVIDLMPEQRDVFEKGGTMRLGLYPCKLKAGSKIHSIYNEDLIYERHRHRYELNNEYREILTEKGMVLSGLSPSERLVETIELPNHAWFIGVQFHPEYKSRPNRCHPLFKDFIRASLEKKGS
- a CDS encoding S41 family peptidase, whose translation is MKRRIHVNKRYTKSYTKVLYLNKILICIVVTVFLILSGTKTCGNVLASEDSISENNTFDPEYLKSVMDLIKEKYAGEIDDSQLIEGALRGMFATMDPYTSYFSQSQAESFFGDVEGTYEGIGLVMEKRADYIVVSKVFPGSPAEKSGLLQGDRIVTVDGKNIGGLSIEEVASLIKGKTGTKVTLGVVRNNGSGIMNIEVVRMKIKINPVTYEIKDDIGYIKLEMFNANTDEFITTALKEMDLKEVNKIILDLRDNPGGLVDQCIAVARKFVPKGLITKLTFKSNDMPDQEYYSFLSKLKYNLVILVNGMSSSASEILAGAVQDTNAGILVGTKTFGKAKVQNMLPILSPEAYKKYSEQIGSRTVNAYDLISKYNVSPSNDEIIGWSKITTGVYLTPKGEMIDGVGIIPDIIVDDPQPVNGISINNIQKLTRTWKPGLGDEGIDVYNAEKILKVLGYDVDEPDTVLDEKTFKAIWKFRTDKGFYPGGVLDFTTQKALNDELDRVILSYDKQYAKAVEILTKS